The Flavobacterium piscisymbiosum genome includes a region encoding these proteins:
- a CDS encoding efflux RND transporter permease subunit: MFNKFIHRPVFAIIISIVIVFIGSLAIKQLPISQFPQIAPTTVNIFIAYPGASADVLVKSTLITLENSLNGVQGVRYMATDATSAGEATLRIIFEPGTDPNQAVIRVKTRVDQVMPLLPELVQREGVVITPIQPSMLMYVNLYSKSKSMDEKFLYNYADVKMIPEISRVKGVARSQILGSRKYAMRVWLNPDRMRAYKISVEEVMEALQEQSIIGRPGRLGQSSGISAQSLEYVLTYKGRYNEPKQYENIVIRANAEGQSIHLKDIAKVELGSEFFDIYSNLDGHPSAAIVLKQNYGSNASDVINDVKAKLEEMKASFPPGMDYKISYDVSSFLDASIDQVMHTLRDAFILVALVVFVFLGDWRSTLIPIIAVPVSLVGAFFVIQLFGMSINLVTLFSLVLAIGIVVDNAIVVVEAVHAKFEEFPHITPYHAVKLVLGEIGGAVIAITAVMVAVFIPIAFMTGPVGTFYRQFSVTMSSSIIISALVALTLTPVLCAILLKNNHGKPKKGNVLTKALDGFNRWFDRLTGRYVAVLKSIVSRRWLTFFILIGFCGAIFVENQVLPSGFIPSEDQGTIYGIIQTPPGSTLETTNEVAHRLQKICEDVEGVESVSSLAGYEIMTEGRGSNAGTCLINLKSWSDRKHTVKEIMQELEEKSRGLGAVVEFFEPPAIPGFGSSGGFSMRLLDKTTGTNYQEFDKINKNFMAELGKRKELSGLFTFFAANYPQYELEFNNDLAMQKGVSIGKAMENLNIMIGSTYEQGFIKFGRFFKVYVQSDPKFRRLPSDVLNLFVKNDHGEMVPYSAFMKLKKTQGPNEVTRYNMYNSAAIQGQPARGYTTADAIKAVREVSAKTLPKGYDIAWEGLSYDEAARGNESLYIFLVVLAFVYFVLAAQYESFIIPLSVILSIPIGLLGSFVILQMMGLQNDIYAQIGLIMLVGLLGKNAVLIVEFAVLKHQQGATILEAAIEGARVRFRPILMTSFAFIAGLIPLIFASGAGAIGNRTIGGSALGGMLFGTIFGVIIVPGLYYIFGSLAQGRKLIKGEEESSLSDDFMHHVHDFSANDQTLENEE; the protein is encoded by the coding sequence ATGTTTAATAAATTTATACACAGGCCCGTTTTTGCAATTATAATTTCCATTGTAATTGTCTTTATAGGTTCGCTGGCCATCAAACAGCTTCCTATATCACAGTTTCCCCAGATTGCGCCAACAACAGTAAACATTTTTATAGCCTATCCGGGAGCCAGTGCAGATGTACTGGTAAAATCAACATTGATTACCCTGGAGAATTCCCTTAATGGGGTACAGGGGGTTCGCTATATGGCCACTGATGCGACAAGCGCCGGGGAAGCAACGCTCAGGATCATATTCGAGCCGGGAACAGATCCCAATCAGGCTGTTATAAGGGTCAAAACCAGGGTAGACCAGGTAATGCCGCTGCTGCCTGAATTGGTCCAGCGTGAAGGTGTTGTGATTACGCCTATTCAGCCCAGCATGCTGATGTATGTCAATTTGTATTCGAAAAGCAAAAGTATGGATGAAAAATTCCTCTATAATTATGCTGACGTAAAAATGATACCAGAGATCTCAAGGGTAAAAGGGGTCGCAAGATCACAAATTTTAGGTAGCCGTAAATATGCCATGCGTGTCTGGCTGAATCCCGACAGGATGAGGGCTTATAAAATCTCTGTAGAAGAAGTCATGGAGGCTCTCCAGGAGCAGAGTATTATTGGACGTCCGGGACGATTAGGGCAAAGTTCGGGTATTTCAGCACAGTCTTTAGAGTATGTTTTAACCTATAAAGGGAGATATAATGAACCTAAACAGTATGAAAATATTGTTATACGTGCCAATGCAGAGGGACAGAGTATTCATTTAAAGGATATAGCAAAAGTGGAGCTTGGCAGTGAATTTTTTGATATATATTCCAATTTAGACGGGCACCCTTCTGCGGCAATTGTACTGAAACAAAACTACGGCAGTAATGCAAGTGATGTAATCAATGATGTAAAAGCAAAATTGGAGGAAATGAAAGCTAGTTTTCCCCCGGGGATGGATTATAAAATCAGCTATGATGTATCAAGCTTCCTTGATGCTTCGATCGATCAGGTAATGCATACACTTCGGGATGCATTTATTTTGGTTGCTTTGGTCGTATTTGTCTTTTTAGGAGACTGGCGTTCCACTCTGATTCCTATTATTGCTGTGCCGGTTTCTCTGGTGGGTGCCTTTTTTGTTATTCAGCTCTTTGGAATGTCGATAAACCTGGTTACCTTATTCTCATTGGTATTAGCTATTGGTATTGTGGTCGATAACGCTATTGTGGTTGTAGAGGCCGTCCACGCCAAGTTTGAGGAATTTCCTCATATTACCCCTTATCATGCGGTAAAATTGGTGCTTGGAGAAATTGGTGGTGCTGTTATAGCCATTACTGCCGTTATGGTAGCGGTGTTTATTCCTATTGCCTTTATGACCGGACCGGTAGGTACTTTCTACAGACAGTTTTCGGTAACTATGTCAAGTTCTATTATTATTTCGGCTCTAGTAGCACTTACACTTACGCCGGTTTTATGTGCTATTTTATTGAAAAACAATCACGGGAAACCAAAGAAAGGAAATGTATTGACCAAAGCCTTGGATGGTTTTAACAGATGGTTTGACCGTCTGACTGGCCGATATGTAGCGGTTTTAAAATCTATTGTAAGCAGGAGATGGCTGACTTTTTTCATTCTAATTGGATTCTGTGGAGCTATATTTGTTGAGAACCAGGTGCTGCCTTCAGGATTTATTCCAAGTGAAGATCAGGGAACTATTTATGGAATTATTCAGACACCACCGGGATCAACTCTGGAAACCACCAATGAAGTGGCGCACAGGCTTCAGAAAATCTGTGAAGATGTAGAAGGAGTGGAGTCAGTTTCGTCTTTGGCAGGCTATGAAATTATGACCGAAGGAAGGGGATCCAATGCCGGAACCTGCCTGATTAATTTGAAATCATGGTCAGACAGAAAGCATACCGTAAAGGAAATTATGCAGGAATTGGAGGAAAAATCCAGGGGCCTTGGGGCAGTGGTTGAATTTTTTGAACCGCCGGCGATTCCGGGTTTTGGTTCTTCGGGAGGTTTCTCCATGCGTCTGCTCGATAAAACAACAGGCACCAATTATCAGGAGTTTGACAAAATCAATAAAAATTTTATGGCAGAGCTTGGAAAACGTAAAGAACTCTCTGGATTATTTACGTTTTTTGCCGCCAATTATCCGCAATACGAACTCGAATTTAATAATGACCTGGCCATGCAGAAAGGCGTTTCCATCGGAAAAGCAATGGAGAACCTAAACATTATGATAGGCAGTACTTATGAGCAGGGATTCATAAAGTTTGGACGTTTTTTCAAGGTATATGTGCAGTCGGATCCAAAGTTCAGAAGGCTTCCCTCGGATGTTTTAAATCTTTTCGTAAAGAACGACCACGGAGAAATGGTTCCGTACTCTGCCTTTATGAAACTTAAAAAAACGCAGGGTCCCAATGAAGTTACCCGCTATAATATGTATAATTCTGCGGCAATCCAGGGACAGCCGGCCAGGGGATATACGACCGCTGATGCGATCAAGGCCGTCCGGGAAGTATCGGCCAAAACGCTTCCAAAAGGATATGACATTGCCTGGGAAGGGCTCTCGTATGACGAGGCCGCAAGGGGAAATGAATCACTGTATATCTTTCTGGTAGTGCTGGCTTTTGTTTATTTTGTGCTGGCGGCGCAATACGAGAGCTTTATTATTCCCTTATCTGTGATTTTGTCCATACCGATCGGGCTTTTGGGCTCTTTTGTAATACTGCAGATGATGGGCTTGCAGAATGATATTTACGCCCAGATCGGACTTATTATGCTGGTGGGATTACTGGGGAAAAATGCAGTGCTTATCGTTGAATTTGCGGTGCTCAAACATCAGCAGGGCGCTACAATTTTAGAAGCGGCTATTGAAGGGGCCAGGGTGCGTTTCAGGCCTATTTTAATGACTTCCTTTGCTTTTATTGCCGGACTGATCCCTTTGATTTTTGCTTCGGGGGCAGGTGCTATCGGTAACCGTACCATTGGGGGATCTGCTCTTGGAGGAATGCTTTTTGGAACCATTTTCGGGGTAATCATAGTTCCGGGACTGTACTATATTTTTGGTTCATTGGCCCAGGGAAGAAAATTAATTAAAGGAGAAGAAGAAAGTTCATTGTCAGATGATTTTATGCATCACGTACATGATTTTTCAGCAAACGATCAAACGCTTGAAAATGAAGAATAA
- a CDS encoding TolC family protein, whose amino-acid sequence MKNNKKIKYAGLSCVLMCVVGCKTPSVVQKDENKTVPAVYANASADTANTGKVQWRSYFKDENLKNLIEIALQNNQELNITLQEIQVARSEVRARKGEYLPFLGFNAGASLDKSGRYTSTGSGEATTEIRPGKETPDPLPNYGFGLSASWEIDIWNKLHNAKKAALNRYLASVEGKNFVVTNLIAEIANSYYELLALDNQLKIVNQNIDIQSNALKIVKIQKEAARVNELAVRRFEAQVFNTQSLQFEIQQDIYETENKINFLLGRFPQTIARDDNSFNTMIPPAVQAGVPAQLLENRPDIKKAEMDLIAARLDIKAAKAKFYPSLGISAGIGYEAFNTKYLLTSPESLMYSLAGDLLAPLINRNAIKASYMTANAKQIQAVYNYERTLVNAYIEVANQLSKIKNTAQSYDLKSKQVQALNESIKISSDLFSSARADYIEVLLTQKDALESKFELIETKKQQMNAFVNIYRALGGGWN is encoded by the coding sequence ATGAAGAATAATAAAAAAATAAAATACGCAGGTTTATCCTGCGTATTGATGTGCGTAGTTGGATGTAAAACTCCTTCTGTTGTACAAAAAGACGAAAATAAGACCGTTCCTGCGGTTTATGCAAATGCTTCTGCAGATACCGCCAATACAGGAAAAGTACAATGGAGAAGTTATTTTAAAGATGAGAATTTAAAAAATCTTATAGAGATTGCATTACAGAACAATCAGGAGCTGAACATTACTTTGCAGGAAATACAGGTTGCCCGAAGTGAAGTCAGGGCAAGAAAAGGGGAATATCTGCCTTTTCTGGGATTTAATGCAGGAGCCAGCCTTGATAAATCAGGCCGCTATACCAGTACGGGTTCCGGTGAGGCAACTACTGAAATCAGGCCTGGTAAAGAAACGCCTGATCCTCTGCCTAATTACGGATTTGGACTCTCGGCATCCTGGGAAATTGATATCTGGAACAAACTTCATAATGCCAAAAAAGCAGCTTTGAACCGTTACCTGGCGTCGGTAGAAGGGAAAAACTTTGTGGTTACTAACCTGATAGCTGAAATTGCAAACTCTTACTATGAACTGTTGGCCCTGGACAATCAATTGAAAATAGTGAATCAAAATATTGATATCCAGTCCAACGCCTTAAAAATTGTAAAAATACAAAAAGAAGCCGCCAGGGTCAATGAGCTTGCTGTGCGCCGTTTTGAGGCGCAGGTCTTCAATACGCAGAGCCTGCAGTTTGAGATACAGCAGGACATATATGAAACGGAAAATAAAATCAATTTCCTTTTAGGGCGTTTCCCCCAGACAATAGCCAGGGACGATAATAGTTTTAATACCATGATTCCCCCTGCTGTTCAAGCCGGCGTTCCCGCCCAATTACTGGAAAACCGTCCTGACATTAAAAAGGCCGAGATGGATCTGATAGCTGCCAGACTAGACATAAAAGCAGCCAAAGCAAAGTTTTACCCTTCTTTGGGAATTTCCGCAGGTATTGGGTACGAGGCTTTCAATACAAAATATTTATTAACCTCTCCGGAGTCTTTAATGTATTCTTTGGCTGGAGATCTGCTAGCTCCCTTAATAAACAGGAATGCGATCAAGGCCAGTTATATGACTGCCAATGCCAAGCAGATTCAGGCTGTTTATAATTACGAGCGTACTTTGGTAAATGCATATATCGAGGTGGCCAACCAGCTCTCTAAAATTAAAAACACGGCACAGAGCTATGATCTGAAATCCAAACAGGTGCAGGCACTCAATGAATCCATAAAGATTTCCAGTGATTTATTTAGTTCTGCAAGGGCGGATTATATCGAAGTGCTTCTTACGCAAAAAGATGCATTGGAATCTAAATTCGAACTTATCGAGACCAAAAAACAGCAGATGAATGCTTTTGTCAATATTTACAGGGCATTGGGTGGCGGATGGAATTAA
- a CDS encoding PAS domain-containing sensor histidine kinase: protein MYRNMKLLNDIVESAPLPIAVYLGDQLKIELANTAMIKTWGKGDQVIGKNYLDVLPEVKKYEFFQQAKNVLQTGIPFHALNKEVDLVIEGVTKTHYFNYSFIPLMDPDGTIYAVMNTGTDITDLHLAQQQIQNSDERLRMAIEASDMGTYEIDLASREIKTCGKFNSIWSIDKDISDEELIARLHPEDLAVREKALQEAEITEKISYETRIINLDQSVKWAKITGKIIKDKNKKPITIIGIIQDINEQREFEDELKRQVASSTEELKRSNDDLLHFANVVSHDLREPVRKIKIFNTLLKNEKDSVFNENCKKYISKIDQSAVRMNNIIEGILAYSTINKTKQPIEKIDLNEVIEHIRTDLELIIKEKGAIFNACDLPEIEGAPILITQLFYNLLQNALKFSKADQPPRVVITCTLVAIDGQQAVEVKIKDNGIGLDPVFAERIFGAFERLNSKDQYEGNGLGLALCRKIAERHHGIITAGGEKDNGAEFTVTLPLKQSNIV, encoded by the coding sequence ATGTACCGTAATATGAAGCTTTTAAATGATATAGTGGAAAGTGCCCCCCTTCCCATTGCAGTGTACTTAGGAGATCAGCTTAAAATTGAACTAGCCAATACCGCGATGATTAAAACATGGGGCAAAGGCGATCAGGTAATCGGGAAAAATTATCTCGATGTACTTCCTGAGGTGAAAAAATATGAATTTTTCCAGCAGGCCAAAAATGTTCTTCAAACTGGAATTCCCTTTCATGCACTCAATAAAGAAGTGGACCTGGTTATAGAGGGAGTAACAAAAACCCATTACTTTAATTATAGTTTTATACCTCTGATGGATCCGGACGGGACTATTTACGCAGTTATGAACACCGGTACAGACATAACCGATTTACATCTGGCCCAACAGCAGATACAAAATTCGGACGAAAGACTGCGCATGGCAATTGAAGCTTCAGATATGGGCACTTATGAAATCGACCTTGCCTCAAGGGAAATCAAGACCTGCGGAAAATTTAATTCAATTTGGTCCATTGATAAGGATATATCGGATGAGGAACTGATTGCCAGACTGCATCCTGAGGATTTAGCAGTTCGGGAAAAAGCGCTGCAGGAAGCGGAAATTACAGAAAAAATATCGTATGAAACCAGGATCATAAACCTTGACCAATCTGTTAAATGGGCTAAAATTACCGGCAAGATTATCAAGGACAAAAACAAAAAGCCAATTACCATCATTGGCATCATTCAGGACATTAACGAACAGCGGGAATTTGAGGATGAACTGAAAAGGCAGGTTGCCTCCAGTACCGAGGAACTAAAACGCTCCAATGATGATCTGCTTCATTTTGCCAATGTCGTAAGCCATGACCTGAGGGAGCCGGTACGAAAAATTAAAATTTTCAATACCCTTTTAAAAAATGAAAAAGACAGCGTTTTTAATGAGAACTGCAAAAAATACATCAGCAAAATAGACCAGTCTGCCGTTAGAATGAATAATATCATAGAGGGCATCCTTGCCTATTCCACCATCAACAAAACCAAACAGCCAATTGAAAAAATTGACCTTAATGAGGTTATTGAACACATCCGGACAGACCTAGAATTGATCATAAAAGAAAAAGGGGCCATATTCAATGCATGTGATCTCCCTGAAATAGAAGGAGCTCCAATTCTGATCACCCAGCTATTTTATAACCTGCTGCAAAATGCACTGAAATTCTCCAAGGCAGATCAGCCTCCAAGGGTTGTCATCACCTGCACTTTGGTCGCTATTGATGGACAGCAGGCTGTTGAGGTCAAAATCAAAGATAATGGAATCGGGCTTGATCCTGTTTTCGCCGAGAGGATATTTGGCGCCTTTGAAAGATTGAATTCCAAAGACCAGTATGAAGGAAACGGGCTTGGCCTTGCACTGTGCAGAAAAATAGCAGAAAGGCACCATGGCATTATAACTGCGGGGGGAGAAAAAGATAATGGGGCAGAATTTACAGTAACACTACCTTTAAAGCAATCCAATATCGTATGA